Proteins encoded in a region of the Psychromicrobium lacuslunae genome:
- a CDS encoding cytochrome c oxidase subunit 4, with protein sequence MQLESRLFGIGAFFFVPVAVIYGFLTHWDEWVGILGILLVGGLAGMIGFYLAFTAKRVGLRPEDRTDGEIHEGAGEQGHFSPWSWWPLVLGASCATAFLGLAVGWWVVFIAAGMAVIGLVGWVFEYSRGDHAH encoded by the coding sequence ATGCAACTCGAATCTCGACTTTTCGGAATTGGCGCGTTCTTCTTTGTTCCAGTCGCGGTGATCTACGGTTTCCTGACCCATTGGGATGAATGGGTGGGTATCCTCGGCATTCTGCTGGTCGGCGGCCTGGCCGGCATGATCGGCTTCTACCTGGCTTTCACCGCTAAACGAGTGGGCTTGCGGCCTGAGGATCGCACCGACGGTGAGATCCATGAGGGTGCCGGTGAACAGGGCCACTTCAGCCCGTGGAGTTGGTGGCCGCTCGTGCTCGGCGCATCCTGCGCCACTGCCTTCCTGGGCTTGGCCGTCGGCTGGTGGGTAGTCTTCATCGCCGCCGGTATGGCAGTGATCGGTTTGGTTGGCTGGGTTTTCGAATACAGCCGCGGTGACCACGCACACTAA
- a CDS encoding DUF3043 domain-containing protein — protein sequence MFGRNKEAATAQEVADQLAAADQDAKQKADPRASKGVPTPSRKEQEAARKRPLVPNDRAAAKVADREARREAQLKTRAALDTGDERFLPLRDKGPQKRFTRDFVDVRTSIGEFVMFIALAIVVLTLFFPDASMVSWVFILFWVMVIAVVIDSILMGRRLKKRLIAKFGSVEQGVVWYGTMRSLQFRRLRLPKPQVKRGQKLD from the coding sequence GTGTTTGGAAGAAATAAAGAAGCCGCAACCGCCCAAGAAGTCGCCGATCAATTGGCCGCCGCCGATCAGGACGCCAAGCAGAAGGCCGATCCGCGAGCATCGAAGGGTGTGCCGACCCCTAGCCGTAAGGAGCAGGAGGCGGCACGCAAGCGCCCCTTAGTACCCAATGACCGAGCGGCCGCAAAAGTGGCTGATCGGGAAGCCCGGCGCGAGGCACAGCTGAAAACCCGAGCTGCTCTCGATACCGGTGATGAGCGATTCTTGCCGCTCCGCGATAAGGGCCCGCAGAAGCGCTTCACCCGCGATTTCGTCGACGTGCGCACCAGCATCGGCGAGTTCGTGATGTTCATTGCGCTAGCAATTGTGGTTCTTACCCTCTTCTTCCCCGACGCCTCAATGGTCTCCTGGGTCTTCATCTTGTTCTGGGTGATGGTGATCGCCGTGGTGATCGATTCGATCCTGATGGGCCGACGCCTGAAGAAACGACTCATCGCTAAGTTCGGCTCGGTGGAGCAAGGTGTGGTCTGGTACGGCACCATGCGTTCGCTGCAGTTCCGCCGGCTCCGGCTGCCCAAGCCGCAGGTCAAGCGCGGACAGAAGCTCGACTAA
- a CDS encoding quinone-dependent dihydroorotate dehydrogenase, with translation MRFYPAFFRVVFSGMDAERAHHIGFTLIRLAERFGAGPVLRRITQPSAELRVQALGRTFASPFGLAAGFDKEGHGVAALANLGFGHIEVGTITGQAQPGNPKPRLFRLVDDRALINRMGFNNDGAATVAPRLAAAKKVLERRYRQARPVIGVNIGKTKKVELTEAVQDYLVSTRELAAQADYLVVNVSSPNTPGLRLLQDVRSLRPLLIKVQRTAYESAGYQVPLLVKIAPDLSDQDIDDVVALALEVGLDGIICTNTTITREGLNTPAEEVMSYGVGGLSGAPLKERSLEVLRRVRAAAGESLTIVSVGGVETAADVQERLEAGATLVQGYTAFLYEGPFWVSRINRGLLKLRRNAA, from the coding sequence ATGCGCTTTTACCCTGCCTTTTTCCGTGTGGTGTTCTCCGGGATGGACGCCGAACGGGCCCATCACATCGGTTTCACCTTGATCCGCCTCGCCGAGCGGTTCGGTGCCGGCCCGGTGCTCCGTAGGATCACTCAGCCGTCCGCCGAACTCCGGGTGCAGGCCCTGGGGAGGACCTTTGCTTCGCCCTTTGGGCTGGCCGCCGGCTTCGATAAAGAAGGTCATGGCGTGGCGGCCTTGGCGAATCTAGGCTTCGGCCACATCGAGGTGGGGACCATCACCGGCCAGGCCCAGCCCGGAAATCCGAAGCCCCGGCTTTTCCGGCTGGTAGATGATCGTGCCTTGATCAATCGGATGGGGTTCAATAACGACGGCGCGGCCACGGTGGCGCCCCGGTTAGCGGCGGCGAAGAAGGTTTTGGAGCGACGATACCGTCAAGCCAGGCCGGTGATCGGGGTGAATATCGGTAAGACAAAGAAGGTCGAATTGACCGAGGCGGTGCAAGACTATCTGGTCAGCACCCGCGAACTCGCCGCTCAGGCCGACTATCTGGTGGTCAATGTCTCCTCGCCCAACACCCCTGGCTTGCGATTGCTGCAGGATGTCCGCTCGCTGCGTCCGCTGCTCATCAAGGTGCAGCGCACAGCGTACGAATCAGCCGGTTACCAGGTGCCGTTGCTGGTGAAAATCGCCCCGGATCTGTCAGACCAAGACATCGACGATGTTGTCGCCTTGGCGCTGGAAGTGGGCTTGGACGGCATTATTTGCACCAATACCACGATCACCCGGGAAGGCCTGAATACCCCGGCCGAAGAAGTGATGAGCTATGGCGTGGGCGGGCTGTCCGGCGCGCCGTTGAAGGAACGCTCGCTTGAGGTGCTGCGCAGGGTGCGCGCCGCTGCGGGGGAGTCGCTCACCATCGTTTCGGTGGGCGGAGTGGAAACAGCCGCTGACGTTCAGGAGCGTCTGGAAGCAGGGGCCACCCTGGTCCAGGGTTACACGGCGTTCCTCTACGAAGGTCCGTTCTGGGTCTCCCGGATCAATCGAGGGCTACTCAAGCTACGACGTAACGCCGCCTGA
- a CDS encoding GntR family transcriptional regulator, which produces MADSAQDILGEIDRQAKTPLYLQLAAILRDYVSGRAAQSSPIPSERDIAARFGLARMTVRQAIDSLVSAEILDRVVGLGTFVHRPKVDLQVKLTSYSEEMQRRGMVPDAKVLDFELVPAGASIARELQLHEGQLVVRFRRLLLADGEPMSVDENFIPGYRVPGITDDPPPTSLYNVLGERYGLVMEWGEDMIEAAAAAPAIARQLKVENGAPLLKIQRHAFVSGIVVDYSVSYYRADRYKLWVPLQRPGARTSRPYAANRRR; this is translated from the coding sequence ATGGCGGACTCGGCTCAGGACATTCTTGGCGAGATTGATCGGCAGGCTAAGACGCCGTTATATCTGCAGCTAGCAGCTATCCTGCGCGACTACGTCTCCGGAAGGGCGGCGCAGAGCTCACCGATTCCCTCGGAGCGGGACATTGCGGCTCGGTTTGGCCTGGCCAGAATGACGGTGCGACAAGCTATTGACTCGTTGGTCTCCGCCGAGATCCTGGATCGCGTGGTGGGACTCGGCACCTTCGTGCACCGACCCAAGGTCGATCTACAAGTGAAACTTACCTCCTACTCGGAGGAGATGCAGCGACGTGGCATGGTGCCCGACGCCAAGGTGCTGGACTTTGAACTGGTGCCAGCTGGCGCCAGCATTGCGCGGGAACTGCAATTGCATGAAGGCCAGTTAGTGGTTCGATTCCGACGCCTGCTCTTGGCGGATGGCGAACCGATGAGCGTTGATGAGAACTTCATTCCGGGATACCGGGTGCCGGGCATCACTGATGACCCGCCGCCAACCTCGCTATACAACGTGCTGGGGGAGCGCTACGGACTGGTAATGGAATGGGGCGAAGATATGATTGAGGCCGCCGCAGCGGCTCCAGCCATCGCCAGGCAGCTCAAAGTGGAGAACGGTGCGCCGCTGTTGAAGATCCAGCGTCACGCCTTCGTCTCAGGCATCGTGGTTGACTACTCGGTCTCCTACTACCGAGCGGACCGTTACAAGCTTTGGGTACCACTCCAGCGGCCCGGAGCGCGTACCTCCCGGCCTTATGCGGCAAACCGGCGTAGATAA
- the ctaD gene encoding cytochrome c oxidase subunit I, with protein sequence MTTTYERPAIAEPASEERVVPVSKGRIVVNWITSTDHKTIGYMYLIASFIFFCFGGVMALLIRAELFEPGMQILQTKEQYNQLFTMHGTVMLLMFATPLFAGFANAIMPLQIGAPDVAFPRLNALAFWFFLFGSTIAVSGFITPQGAASFGWFAYAPLSNTTFTPGIGGDLWVFGLALSGFGTILGGVNFITTIICMRAPGMTMWRMPIFTWNVLVTSILVLMAFPPLAAALFALGADRRFGAHIFDPENGGAILWQHLFWFFGHPEVYIIALPFFGIVSEIFPVFSRKPIFGYKGLVYATIGIAALSVTVWAHHMYVTGSVLLPFFAFMTMLIAVPTGVKFFNWIGTMWRGSLTFETPMLWSIGFLVTFLFGGLTGIILSSPPLDFHVSDTYFVVAHFHYVVFGTVVFAMFAGFYFWWPKWTGKMLNERLGKIHFWMLFLGFHGTFLIQHWLGVLGMPRRYADYLQEDNFTWMNQFSTISSFVLGASLIPFFWNVYVTWRSKRKVEVDDPWGFGASLEWATSCPPPRHNFTSIPRIRSERPALDLHHPELSQAYTPNNPVAAVFGPADQKDA encoded by the coding sequence GTGACTACTACCTACGAACGCCCAGCCATTGCAGAACCGGCGAGCGAAGAACGCGTTGTACCGGTGTCCAAGGGACGCATTGTCGTCAACTGGATCACCTCGACTGACCACAAGACGATCGGCTACATGTATCTGATCGCCTCCTTCATCTTCTTCTGCTTCGGCGGTGTGATGGCGCTGTTGATCCGTGCCGAGCTCTTCGAGCCCGGTATGCAGATCTTGCAGACCAAAGAGCAGTACAACCAGCTGTTCACCATGCATGGCACGGTGATGTTGCTGATGTTTGCCACCCCGCTGTTCGCGGGCTTCGCCAATGCGATCATGCCGTTGCAGATCGGCGCTCCCGATGTGGCCTTCCCGCGGTTGAATGCACTGGCCTTCTGGTTCTTCCTGTTCGGCAGCACCATCGCAGTCTCCGGTTTCATCACCCCGCAGGGGGCTGCCTCCTTCGGCTGGTTCGCTTATGCGCCGTTGTCTAACACCACGTTTACCCCGGGTATCGGTGGTGATCTCTGGGTCTTTGGCTTGGCCTTGTCCGGTTTCGGCACCATTCTGGGTGGCGTCAACTTCATCACCACTATCATCTGTATGCGTGCCCCCGGTATGACCATGTGGCGGATGCCAATCTTCACCTGGAACGTTCTGGTTACCTCAATCCTGGTGCTGATGGCGTTCCCGCCGCTGGCCGCCGCACTGTTCGCGCTCGGCGCTGATCGACGCTTTGGTGCGCATATCTTTGACCCCGAAAACGGCGGTGCCATTCTCTGGCAGCACCTGTTCTGGTTCTTCGGCCACCCCGAGGTGTACATCATTGCGCTGCCTTTCTTCGGCATCGTCTCCGAGATCTTCCCGGTATTCAGCCGCAAGCCGATTTTTGGTTACAAGGGCTTGGTCTACGCAACTATTGGTATCGCCGCGCTCTCTGTCACGGTGTGGGCACACCATATGTATGTCACCGGCTCGGTATTGCTACCCTTCTTCGCCTTTATGACCATGTTGATCGCGGTGCCCACCGGGGTGAAGTTCTTCAACTGGATAGGCACCATGTGGCGAGGTTCGTTGACCTTCGAAACACCGATGCTGTGGAGCATCGGCTTCTTGGTCACCTTCCTGTTCGGTGGCCTGACCGGCATCATCCTGTCCTCGCCGCCGCTGGACTTCCACGTCTCTGATACCTACTTTGTGGTCGCGCACTTCCACTACGTGGTCTTCGGCACCGTGGTGTTTGCGATGTTCGCTGGCTTCTACTTCTGGTGGCCAAAGTGGACCGGCAAGATGCTCAATGAGCGGCTCGGCAAGATTCACTTCTGGATGCTGTTCCTCGGCTTCCACGGCACCTTCCTGATTCAGCACTGGCTTGGCGTGCTCGGCATGCCGCGTCGTTACGCGGATTACTTGCAGGAAGATAATTTCACCTGGATGAACCAGTTCTCCACCATTTCCTCCTTCGTGCTCGGTGCCTCGCTGATCCCGTTCTTCTGGAACGTCTACGTCACTTGGCGCTCCAAACGCAAGGTCGAGGTGGATGATCCCTGGGGCTTCGGTGCCTCGCTGGAGTGGGCGACTTCCTGCCCGCCGCCGCGGCACAACTTCACCTCGATTCCGCGAATCCGTTCGGAGCGCCCCGCTCTGGACTTGCATCACCCGGAGCTTTCGCAGGCCTACACGCCCAACAACCCGGTCGCTGCAGTATTCGGCCCGGCTGACCAGAAGGACGCATAA
- the coxB gene encoding cytochrome c oxidase subunit II, which produces MSSQHRTGSRRAKVLAVSAVGVASALVLSACTPEMKNGWLPTEPGVTNHTGSIITLWVNSWIAALAVGVLTWGLIIWCIIAYRRRKGTTGYPKQISYNLPLEIFYLTIPLFMVLVFFYFTDQDQQKLDARVDNPGVTIDVRGKQWAWDFNYLSGNEVKEAVYEGGVQAHLNGDSIDKDKLPTLYLPVGKSVELQLNSRDVIHSFWVPAFLQKRDMIPGKTNYINFTPEKLGTFDGKCAELCGEYHSEMLFRVKVVTEEEFQAHLKQLKEAGYTGSLGSEYDRNPNLNEKK; this is translated from the coding sequence GTGAGTTCGCAGCATCGAACCGGCAGCCGACGCGCTAAAGTCCTCGCTGTTTCAGCAGTAGGAGTAGCCAGCGCACTGGTTTTGTCGGCATGTACCCCGGAGATGAAGAACGGCTGGTTGCCGACCGAGCCGGGTGTCACGAACCATACCGGCTCGATTATCACCCTGTGGGTGAACTCGTGGATCGCCGCCCTCGCGGTGGGTGTACTCACCTGGGGCCTGATCATCTGGTGCATCATCGCCTACCGGCGTCGTAAGGGCACCACTGGCTACCCGAAGCAGATTTCCTATAACCTTCCGTTGGAAATCTTCTACTTAACCATTCCCTTGTTCATGGTGTTGGTCTTCTTCTACTTCACCGATCAGGATCAGCAGAAGCTCGATGCCCGGGTCGATAACCCCGGGGTCACTATCGATGTCCGGGGCAAGCAGTGGGCCTGGGACTTCAACTACCTCTCCGGCAACGAGGTCAAAGAAGCCGTTTATGAAGGCGGCGTGCAGGCTCACCTGAATGGTGACTCGATCGATAAGGATAAGCTGCCTACGCTGTATTTGCCGGTCGGCAAGAGTGTTGAGTTACAGCTGAACTCCCGCGACGTGATTCACTCCTTCTGGGTCCCTGCCTTCTTGCAGAAGCGGGACATGATCCCGGGCAAGACCAACTACATTAACTTCACACCGGAGAAGCTGGGGACTTTCGACGGCAAGTGCGCTGAGCTTTGCGGTGAATACCACTCGGAGATGCTCTTCCGAGTCAAGGTAGTCACTGAAGAAGAGTTCCAAGCTCATTTGAAGCAACTTAAAGAAGCTGGGTACACCGGTAGCCTCGGTAGCGAGTATGACCGTAACCCCAATCTGAACGAGAAGAAATAG
- a CDS encoding HesB/IscA family protein, whose protein sequence is MTTTTDTSPETSAELPTHAVALSDVAAEKVRSLLEQEGRTDLRLRVAVQPGGCSGLIYQLYFDERMLDGDAVRDFDGVEVVVDKMSVPYLDGASIDFEDTISKQGFTIDNPNAGGSCACGDSFH, encoded by the coding sequence ATGACGACCACAACTGATACCTCTCCAGAGACGTCGGCCGAGCTGCCGACCCATGCCGTGGCATTGAGCGATGTGGCGGCAGAGAAAGTTCGCAGCTTGCTCGAGCAGGAAGGCCGCACCGATCTCCGCTTGCGGGTAGCGGTTCAGCCTGGCGGTTGCTCGGGGTTGATTTACCAGCTTTACTTTGACGAGCGGATGCTCGACGGTGATGCGGTACGTGACTTCGACGGCGTCGAGGTAGTCGTCGATAAGATGAGCGTTCCTTATTTGGACGGTGCCAGCATCGACTTCGAGGACACCATCTCCAAGCAGGGTTTCACCATTGACAACCCGAATGCTGGCGGCTCCTGCGCCTGCGGCGACTCGTTCCACTAA
- a CDS encoding VOC family protein: MTSKLDEVVLDSQQPKVLAEFWCAVLNWRILEESPGGISIAPLDKDWPCIGIYSVAGPKRTKNRLHFDLRANGLSTEEELERLLALGARHADIGQGETPGWFVLADPEGNEFCLMAHSVQDLAKLAETH; this comes from the coding sequence ATGACCAGCAAACTTGATGAAGTAGTGCTTGACTCGCAGCAGCCTAAAGTTCTCGCCGAATTCTGGTGCGCAGTGCTCAACTGGCGGATCCTGGAGGAAAGCCCGGGCGGTATTAGTATCGCGCCACTTGATAAGGATTGGCCGTGCATTGGCATCTACTCCGTGGCTGGACCCAAGCGCACCAAGAATCGTTTACATTTCGATCTGCGTGCTAATGGACTCAGCACCGAGGAAGAACTGGAGCGACTGCTAGCTCTCGGGGCCCGGCACGCTGACATTGGCCAGGGCGAAACTCCGGGCTGGTTTGTGCTGGCGGACCCTGAGGGAAACGAATTCTGCCTGATGGCCCATTCGGTTCAGGATCTGGCTAAGTTAGCCGAAACCCACTAA
- a CDS encoding dipeptidase has product MTSIPSSEQHTATAQNTPDSSVVEQLREKVQARFEQTVTELIELAKIPGIAWAAFDPAELDRSAEAVAALIRSTGVDDVQILRVEKADGTPGGPAVVARKVAQPGKPTILLYAHHDVQPPGDESLWNSSPFLPEQRDGRLWGRGVADDKAGVLAHIASLRAVSEVLGADFGLGVTLFIEGEEEAGSPTFHDFLTAHQELLRADVIVVADSGNWKVGVPALTTSLRGLIDGSIEVQVLEHAVHSGMFGGPVLDAPTQLARLIATFHHEDGSVAIEGLHSAEEPSIDYPEADFRADASLLDGLELAGVGSIAGRLWSKPALSIIGFDAPAVATSSNTIQPRATAKFSLRLAPGQDPAKAMEAVRAHVEKRIPATAKVTFIPGEQGNAFAADTSAAAAQSMLWALGESWGVPPVESGMGGSIPFIADLTELYPEAQILITGVEDPDSRAHSANESLHLAEFEKAVVAEALLMAKLNLG; this is encoded by the coding sequence ATGACCAGCATTCCCTCTTCAGAACAGCACACCGCCACTGCCCAGAACACTCCGGATAGCTCTGTCGTTGAACAACTGCGTGAGAAGGTGCAGGCCCGCTTTGAGCAAACCGTGACAGAGCTTATCGAGTTGGCAAAGATTCCGGGCATTGCCTGGGCTGCTTTCGATCCCGCCGAACTTGACCGTAGCGCCGAAGCTGTCGCGGCGCTGATTAGGAGCACTGGGGTTGACGACGTCCAGATCCTGCGCGTCGAGAAGGCCGACGGTACTCCCGGTGGCCCCGCGGTGGTGGCCCGCAAAGTTGCGCAGCCCGGTAAACCGACAATCTTGCTCTACGCACACCATGATGTGCAGCCACCCGGAGACGAGTCGCTCTGGAATTCCAGTCCTTTCCTGCCCGAGCAGCGCGACGGTCGGCTGTGGGGGCGCGGTGTCGCCGATGACAAGGCAGGGGTGTTGGCCCATATCGCCTCGCTGCGGGCGGTCAGCGAAGTTCTCGGTGCCGATTTCGGTCTCGGCGTGACTCTCTTTATCGAGGGCGAGGAGGAAGCCGGTTCGCCGACATTCCACGATTTCCTCACCGCGCATCAGGAGTTACTGCGCGCCGATGTGATTGTGGTGGCTGATTCCGGTAATTGGAAGGTGGGGGTACCCGCCTTGACCACCAGTCTGCGTGGGCTCATCGATGGCAGCATAGAGGTTCAGGTACTCGAGCACGCTGTGCACTCAGGGATGTTCGGTGGCCCGGTACTTGATGCGCCGACCCAGCTGGCTCGCCTGATCGCCACCTTCCACCACGAGGATGGCAGCGTGGCGATCGAGGGGCTGCACAGTGCCGAGGAGCCAAGCATTGATTACCCGGAGGCTGATTTCCGTGCTGATGCCTCGCTTCTTGACGGTCTTGAACTTGCCGGAGTCGGGAGTATCGCTGGTCGGCTTTGGTCGAAGCCTGCACTGTCAATCATCGGCTTTGATGCACCAGCGGTGGCCACCAGTTCTAACACCATCCAGCCTCGGGCGACCGCCAAGTTCAGCTTGCGGCTCGCGCCCGGCCAGGACCCGGCAAAAGCCATGGAGGCGGTGCGGGCACATGTAGAGAAGCGTATCCCGGCAACAGCTAAGGTGACCTTCATCCCCGGTGAGCAGGGGAACGCTTTCGCTGCCGATACCTCCGCTGCGGCGGCCCAGTCCATGCTGTGGGCACTGGGGGAGTCCTGGGGCGTGCCGCCGGTCGAATCCGGAATGGGAGGTTCCATTCCCTTCATCGCTGACCTTACCGAGCTTTACCCCGAGGCTCAGATCCTGATCACCGGAGTGGAAGACCCAGACTCGCGCGCCCACAGTGCCAATGAATCGCTGCATCTAGCGGAGTTTGAAAAGGCGGTAGTAGCAGAAGCTTTGCTGATGGCGAAGCTCAACCTCGGCTGA